Proteins from a genomic interval of Deinococcus misasensis DSM 22328:
- a CDS encoding TIGR04053 family radical SAM/SPASM domain-containing protein, whose protein sequence is MRPNFSQYPFLVAWEMTHACLMACKHCRASAEKNPLLGELSTEQGKTLLDELSTFEPKPLVLMTGGDPLQRPDVFELIEHARARDLKIGFTPAASPALTRDIIVKLKAAGVTRLALSLDAASADLHDAFRGEPGTFERTMQALDWAREVGLPTQINTTVTRNNSEDIKKLPALMEEKGVVLWSVFYLVPVGRGQILKQLTSHQFEDHLHWLYELSLTSSFHVKTTEAHHFRRVVMQERAKQVRQDHALAAGESLHGSYFKDGMEHSRIGVSDGNGFVFISCTGNVSPSGFLPLNAGNIKTSSLKEIYQDSLLFRELRQKGLLKGKCGFCEFKQMCGGSRARAWAETGDHMAAEPRCSYVPPAFLERKISAAL, encoded by the coding sequence ATGAGACCCAATTTCTCGCAGTACCCTTTTCTGGTGGCCTGGGAGATGACCCACGCCTGCCTGATGGCCTGCAAGCACTGCCGTGCTTCCGCAGAAAAAAACCCCTTGCTGGGTGAATTGAGCACCGAACAGGGCAAAACCCTGCTGGATGAACTTTCCACCTTTGAGCCCAAACCTCTGGTTCTGATGACCGGAGGCGATCCCTTGCAGCGCCCAGACGTTTTTGAACTGATCGAACATGCCAGAGCACGGGACCTGAAGATCGGCTTCACCCCTGCGGCCTCCCCTGCCCTGACCCGCGACATCATCGTGAAGCTGAAAGCGGCTGGAGTCACCCGTCTGGCCCTGTCTCTGGACGCTGCAAGCGCAGACCTGCACGATGCTTTCCGGGGTGAACCCGGCACCTTTGAACGCACCATGCAGGCTCTGGACTGGGCCAGAGAAGTGGGCCTGCCGACCCAGATCAACACCACTGTCACGCGCAACAACAGTGAAGACATCAAAAAACTCCCTGCCCTCATGGAAGAAAAAGGGGTGGTGCTGTGGAGCGTGTTCTATCTGGTGCCTGTGGGACGTGGGCAGATCCTCAAGCAACTGACCTCCCACCAGTTTGAAGACCACCTCCACTGGCTGTATGAGCTGTCCCTGACCTCCAGTTTCCATGTGAAAACCACCGAAGCCCACCACTTCAGACGGGTGGTCATGCAAGAACGGGCCAAACAGGTCAGACAGGACCATGCTCTGGCCGCCGGAGAAAGCCTGCACGGCAGTTATTTCAAAGACGGCATGGAACACTCCCGCATCGGGGTCAGTGATGGCAACGGCTTTGTGTTCATCAGTTGCACCGGAAACGTGTCCCCCTCAGGGTTCCTGCCCCTCAATGCAGGCAACATCAAAACCTCCAGCCTGAAGGAAATCTATCAGGACAGCCTGCTGTTCCGTGAACTGAGGCAAAAAGGCCTTTTAAAAGGCAAATGCGGCTTCTGCGAATTCAAACAAATGTGCGGAGGCTCTCGGGCCAGAGCGTGGGCGGAAACCGGGGATCACATGGCTGCGGAGCCGAGGTGCAGTTATGTGCCACCGGCATTTCTGGAACGTAAGATTTCTGCTGCCTTGTAG
- a CDS encoding twin-arginine translocase TatA/TatE family subunit produces the protein MNLGPGEIVLILIAVLLIFGPKKLPELGKSLGQGIREFKKGTKEIRDDLESSFKDEPEAPKKA, from the coding sequence ATGAACCTAGGCCCCGGTGAAATTGTCCTGATCTTGATTGCCGTCCTCTTGATCTTCGGACCCAAAAAACTCCCTGAGCTCGGCAAGAGCCTCGGGCAGGGCATCCGCGAGTTCAAAAAAGGCACCAAAGAGATCCGCGACGATCTGGAATCCAGCTTCAAAGACGAACCTGAAGCCCCCAAAAAAGCTTAA
- the glmU gene encoding bifunctional UDP-N-acetylglucosamine diphosphorylase/glucosamine-1-phosphate N-acetyltransferase GlmU encodes MLEVVILAAGQGTRMKSKLPKVLHPVCGRSMLGYSVLRAQEMGAQKIVVVTGHGAEKVEQAFAGSGVVFARQDKQLGTAHAFLQAVPHLSGDSDVLVLYGDTPLIRLETLQNMQQAHQSSGAGMTVLTAELPDATGYGRIVRGTDGTVERIVEEKAASAQEKQIREFNSGVYIFNAKGLELVSKIGLSQPANEYYLTDILELYRQDGATVEAFKIQDASELSGSNDRVQLAEADLVMRRRINEQHMRGGVTLVDPESTYIEDTVKIGRDTLIEPGVLLKGETVIGEDVRIGAYSVVQDSLVQDGVTIKSHTVLEGAEVHSGADAGPFARLRPGAVLEKDVHVGNFVEVKNARMLEGAKAGHLSYLGDATVGREVNVGAGTITANYNGIDKNQTVIGDGAFIGSNSVLVAPIAVGKGAMIAAGSVVTQEVPDGALGVARGRQRNIEDFARRFWEQNADKVSKKHAVLHAWLQEQQVKNS; translated from the coding sequence GTGCTTGAAGTTGTGATTCTGGCCGCGGGACAGGGCACCCGCATGAAGTCCAAACTGCCCAAAGTTTTGCATCCAGTGTGTGGTCGCAGCATGCTGGGATACAGCGTGTTGCGTGCTCAGGAGATGGGCGCACAGAAAATCGTGGTCGTGACCGGTCACGGTGCAGAGAAAGTGGAGCAGGCCTTTGCTGGCTCTGGTGTGGTGTTTGCCCGTCAGGACAAACAACTCGGCACCGCCCATGCTTTCTTGCAAGCTGTGCCTCACCTGTCGGGTGACTCGGATGTGCTGGTGCTCTACGGAGACACCCCCCTGATCCGTCTGGAAACCCTGCAAAACATGCAACAAGCACACCAGAGCTCTGGAGCAGGCATGACCGTCTTGACCGCTGAACTGCCGGATGCCACCGGATATGGTCGCATCGTGCGTGGCACAGACGGGACCGTGGAACGCATCGTCGAAGAGAAAGCTGCCAGCGCACAAGAAAAGCAAATCCGCGAGTTCAACAGCGGTGTGTACATTTTCAATGCCAAGGGTCTGGAACTGGTCTCCAAAATTGGCCTTTCCCAGCCTGCCAACGAGTATTACCTGACCGACATCCTTGAACTGTACCGTCAGGATGGGGCCACCGTGGAAGCCTTCAAAATTCAGGATGCTTCTGAACTCTCAGGGTCCAATGATCGGGTGCAACTGGCAGAGGCCGATCTGGTGATGCGCAGACGCATCAACGAGCAGCACATGCGCGGTGGGGTCACTCTGGTGGACCCAGAGTCCACCTACATCGAAGACACCGTGAAAATCGGTCGGGACACCCTGATTGAACCCGGCGTGCTCCTCAAAGGGGAAACCGTCATCGGTGAGGACGTGCGGATCGGGGCTTACAGCGTGGTGCAGGACAGTCTGGTTCAGGATGGGGTCACCATCAAGAGCCACACCGTTCTGGAAGGTGCCGAAGTGCACTCTGGTGCAGATGCCGGTCCTTTTGCCCGCCTGCGTCCCGGCGCAGTGCTGGAAAAAGACGTGCACGTGGGCAACTTCGTGGAAGTCAAAAACGCCCGGATGCTGGAAGGGGCCAAAGCCGGTCACCTGAGTTACCTCGGGGATGCCACAGTGGGCCGGGAAGTCAATGTGGGTGCAGGCACCATCACTGCCAATTACAACGGCATCGACAAAAACCAGACGGTGATTGGAGATGGGGCTTTCATTGGCAGCAATTCGGTGCTGGTGGCTCCCATTGCAGTCGGCAAAGGAGCCATGATCGCGGCAGGCAGCGTTGTCACTCAGGAAGTTCCAGATGGGGCTCTGGGTGTGGCCCGAGGTCGCCAGCGCAACATTGAGGATTTTGCACGCCGTTTCTGGGAGCAAAACGCCGACAAGGTCAGCAAAAAACACGCGGTTTTGCATGCATGGTTACAGGAACAGCAGGTCAAGAATTCCTGA
- a CDS encoding prolipoprotein diacylglyceryl transferase yields the protein MDPIFIQIGSFSIAWYGVLMMAGIMGGAILAQRLAVKKGLNANLISDIIFWAVIWGVIGARVLFVMTSPEAFAGITDPGQKFLAWVNIRTGGLSIHGGLLFGIAVFLYYQWRYKINFYEYASLLAPGLGLGIMGGRLGNIMNGSDTVGRPTNLPIGFVWPDWAKGFHNAMCNANNPENLAQYCTNGLVTVPVHFTQLYGVLIGLLIFVLAWNWMKTKTAYQVFYLTVMWYSILRSVVEETFRLNPLTFPVYETTSPNEIGIGLFTLTQVASVVLVIWCIIMLMREPKEQKPVKEQVRA from the coding sequence ATGGATCCAATTTTCATACAGATCGGAAGTTTCAGCATTGCATGGTATGGCGTTTTGATGATGGCGGGCATCATGGGTGGGGCCATCCTTGCCCAGAGGCTTGCGGTCAAAAAAGGCCTGAATGCCAACCTGATCAGCGACATCATTTTCTGGGCCGTCATCTGGGGGGTGATTGGGGCGCGGGTGCTGTTTGTGATGACCAGCCCTGAGGCTTTTGCAGGGATCACCGATCCGGGTCAGAAGTTTCTGGCGTGGGTCAACATCCGCACAGGTGGACTGAGCATCCACGGCGGTTTGCTGTTCGGGATTGCTGTGTTCCTGTACTACCAGTGGCGCTACAAAATCAACTTCTATGAGTATGCATCCCTGCTGGCCCCCGGTCTCGGGTTGGGCATCATGGGAGGGCGTCTGGGCAACATCATGAACGGTTCAGACACCGTGGGCCGTCCCACCAACCTGCCCATTGGATTTGTGTGGCCTGACTGGGCCAAGGGTTTCCACAATGCCATGTGCAACGCCAACAACCCGGAGAATCTGGCCCAGTACTGCACCAACGGTCTGGTGACGGTGCCTGTGCACTTCACCCAGCTTTATGGGGTTTTGATTGGTCTGCTGATTTTTGTGCTGGCCTGGAACTGGATGAAAACCAAAACCGCCTATCAGGTGTTTTACCTGACCGTGATGTGGTACAGCATTCTGCGATCGGTGGTGGAAGAAACCTTCCGCTTGAACCCCCTGACGTTCCCCGTTTACGAGACCACCAGTCCAAATGAAATTGGGATTGGTCTTTTCACCCTGACTCAAGTCGCCAGCGTGGTGCTGGTGATCTGGTGCATCATCATGTTGATGCGTGAACCCAAAGAACAAAAACCTGTGAAGGAGCAAGTGCGTGCTTGA
- a CDS encoding glutaredoxin family protein — MKTFYSRPGCSLCDKAEILLQEAGIPYEKIDISNHPELEAEFGWEIPVLLDGDQVLLKGIFVQDDVKELRE; from the coding sequence GTGAAGACGTTTTACAGCCGTCCCGGTTGCAGCCTGTGTGACAAAGCCGAAATATTGTTGCAGGAGGCGGGCATCCCGTACGAAAAAATCGACATTTCCAACCATCCAGAGCTGGAAGCCGAATTTGGCTGGGAGATTCCGGTTCTTCTGGATGGAGATCAGGTACTCTTAAAAGGGATTTTTGTGCAGGACGATGTGAAGGAGTTGAGGGAGTAA
- a CDS encoding DUF456 domain-containing protein, with the protein MEIVVFVLVWLIGLVGTFIPVLPATFIVWLGALIYAYMTGFAEVTWAWLIGLALLALLTMTIDNIASAWGTKKYGGTNLAMLGAVVGGIVGIFLGPLGLFIGPFAGAFGFELLNKQPPEAALKSAWGAVVGLLAGIFGKFIMHLIMGGLVLWKALT; encoded by the coding sequence ATGGAAATCGTTGTTTTCGTGCTGGTGTGGCTGATCGGACTGGTGGGCACATTCATCCCCGTGCTGCCCGCAACCTTCATTGTGTGGCTCGGAGCCCTGATTTACGCTTACATGACCGGGTTTGCAGAAGTCACGTGGGCGTGGCTGATTGGCCTGGCCTTGCTTGCCCTGCTGACCATGACCATCGACAACATTGCAAGTGCGTGGGGCACCAAGAAATACGGGGGCACCAACCTTGCAATGCTGGGTGCAGTGGTGGGAGGCATCGTCGGGATCTTTCTGGGACCTCTAGGCCTCTTCATTGGACCGTTTGCTGGAGCGTTCGGGTTTGAACTCCTCAACAAGCAACCTCCAGAGGCAGCCCTGAAAAGTGCATGGGGTGCTGTGGTCGGTCTGCTGGCTGGGATTTTCGGCAAGTTCATCATGCACCTGATCATGGGTGGACTGGTGCTCTGGAAGGCCCTCACGTGA